In a single window of the Acinetobacter sp. CS-2 genome:
- the brnQ gene encoding branched-chain amino acid transport system II carrier protein → MTNLRTRDIIALGFMTFALFIGAGNIIFPPIVAQQAGEHVWLAALGFLITAVGLPVITIMALSRVEGSIQNLSSPLGKIASLILTIVCYLAVGPLFATPRTATVSYEIGFSSYFGTSSSSLLIYSAIYFAVVTVISLYPNKLLDTVGHFLAPLKIISLAVLGISAFVIPAGFISPAINNYATAPVSEGFVNGYLTMDTLGALVFGIVIIHAIHSRGVTDKKLVTKYAVIASLISGAGLTLVYLSLFKLGLGSHEIAPNAANGAVILHAYVQHAFGDIGSVFLTGMIFLACMVTAIGLTCACAEYFSELTKVPYKILVFVLVGFAFIISNLGLTKLIAVSVPVLSAIYPPAIAVILLSFLWKFFNRPAYVVAPVTAVALLFGIFDGLKVAGLEAYLPGFIQNLPLNAQNLAWLIPSIIVLIIAIVIDKVRK, encoded by the coding sequence ATGACGAATCTCCGCACAAGGGATATTATTGCCTTGGGTTTTATGACTTTTGCACTTTTTATTGGTGCGGGCAATATTATCTTTCCACCAATTGTCGCTCAACAAGCGGGTGAACATGTATGGTTAGCTGCTTTAGGTTTTCTTATTACTGCAGTTGGCCTGCCTGTTATCACCATTATGGCACTTTCACGTGTAGAAGGATCAATCCAGAATTTAAGTTCACCTCTGGGTAAAATCGCCAGCCTGATTTTAACCATTGTATGTTACTTAGCTGTTGGTCCTCTATTTGCAACACCTCGTACAGCCACAGTTTCCTATGAAATCGGTTTCTCTTCCTATTTTGGTACATCAAGTAGCAGTCTGCTGATTTATAGTGCAATTTATTTTGCAGTCGTCACTGTTATTTCCTTATATCCCAACAAACTGCTCGATACTGTCGGCCACTTCCTGGCACCTTTAAAGATTATTTCTTTGGCAGTATTAGGTATCTCTGCATTTGTCATTCCTGCTGGATTCATTTCACCAGCAATTAACAACTATGCGACTGCCCCAGTTTCTGAAGGTTTTGTCAATGGTTACTTAACTATGGACACTTTGGGTGCATTGGTATTTGGTATTGTTATTATTCACGCAATTCATTCACGTGGTGTAACAGATAAAAAACTGGTGACCAAGTATGCCGTGATTGCCAGCCTGATTTCTGGTGCAGGTTTAACCTTGGTTTATTTAAGCCTGTTTAAACTCGGTTTAGGCAGCCATGAAATCGCTCCAAATGCAGCAAATGGTGCAGTGATCCTGCATGCCTATGTGCAGCATGCTTTTGGTGATATTGGTTCTGTATTCTTGACCGGCATGATTTTCCTGGCCTGTATGGTAACAGCGATTGGTTTAACCTGTGCTTGTGCAGAATACTTCTCTGAACTGACTAAAGTTCCTTATAAAATTTTAGTGTTTGTTCTGGTTGGTTTCGCTTTCATCATTTCAAACCTCGGTTTAACCAAACTGATTGCTGTGTCTGTACCTGTTTTAAGTGCCATTTATCCACCAGCAATTGCAGTGATTCTACTGAGCTTCTTGTGGAAATTTTTCAACAGGCCTGCTTATGTGGTTGCACCAGTAACTGCAGTGGCCCTGTTATTCGGTATTTTTGACGGCCTGAAAGTTGCAGGACTTGAAGCCTACTTGCCTGGTTTCATTCAAAATCTACCGTTAAATGCACAAAATTTAGCATGGCTGATTCCATCTATTATTGTGCTGATTATTGCTATCGTCATCGATAAAGTTAGAAAATAA
- a CDS encoding alpha/beta fold hydrolase, translated as MNTFESLTITCKDGYSLSGRFYAASATQKKNYPVLICPATGITQNFYHAFAEWLITQGYEVLSFDFRGIGRFLHGPLSQSEASIIDWGKLDIPAAIETLLYKTQADQVILVGHSAGGQLLGIVPNHEKVAKVVAVSGSTGHVKGLKGRTKLLASVMFNVLFPLARITKGYAPTQAIGMGENLPKDVTKQWAQFCRKPGYVINAIGKSVFEDYHTQISCPITVLWSSDDEIATEANVKDLLRLYPNADTQMIELKPKSYGHKTIGHMLMFKKSHQNLWSVIEKELLA; from the coding sequence ATGAACACTTTTGAATCATTAACAATTACCTGTAAAGATGGATATTCACTTAGCGGCCGCTTTTATGCAGCCAGCGCTACGCAAAAAAAGAATTACCCCGTCCTCATCTGTCCAGCAACCGGGATTACCCAGAATTTTTATCATGCTTTTGCAGAATGGTTAATCACACAAGGCTATGAGGTTTTGAGTTTCGATTTCCGCGGAATTGGTCGTTTTTTACATGGTCCGCTTAGTCAATCTGAAGCCAGCATTATAGATTGGGGTAAACTGGATATTCCCGCTGCAATAGAAACCTTGTTATATAAAACTCAAGCCGATCAGGTCATTTTAGTTGGTCACAGTGCTGGCGGTCAGCTTTTGGGTATTGTGCCTAATCATGAAAAAGTAGCCAAAGTTGTTGCGGTTTCAGGTTCAACCGGGCATGTTAAAGGCTTAAAGGGCCGCACCAAATTGCTGGCTTCTGTCATGTTTAATGTCCTTTTTCCATTGGCTCGCATCACCAAAGGTTATGCTCCAACTCAAGCAATTGGAATGGGAGAAAATCTACCTAAAGATGTCACCAAACAATGGGCACAATTTTGTCGTAAACCGGGTTATGTGATCAATGCGATTGGCAAAAGCGTGTTTGAAGATTATCACACTCAAATTAGCTGCCCGATTACGGTACTGTGGTCATCGGATGATGAAATTGCAACGGAAGCCAACGTAAAGGATTTATTACGCCTGTACCCGAATGCCGATACTCAAATGATTGAGCTAAAACCAAAAAGCTACGGACATAAAACGATTGGTCATATGCTGATGTTTAAGAAGTCTCATCAAAATTTATGGTCGGTGATTGAAAAAGAACTCTTGGCTTAA